The following is a genomic window from Pieris rapae chromosome 24, ilPieRapa1.1, whole genome shotgun sequence.
AATTGATAATTGTGAATACCATGGGGATGGTGGGCCCACCCATGCTGGAAGCAGTAGTCGTGGTCGTGGAGGTCGTGTAGGACGCGGTGGCCGTGGTGGTAGTCGTGGCCGTGGCAGTCGTGGAAACCGCGGGGGACGTGGAAACAGTGGAGAAACGGTGTATGAAACTATGAGGTGAGCTTTTACTTTAACTTATTGGTTGTTTTTCTCTTGATTccctaaaatatttagattttttttatttcatcagtGACCTAGATCTAGTTCGCGCTCAGCGTCAAGTCACTAATAGACGTGTTGCGGCATTGTCAGCGGAAGCTCGTAAGGAGCTTCTGAGCCGCAAGCGTGAGAAACAATTAACACGAGTGCTTTTGCCTGACGCGCCACCCAGGAAGCGTCGCGTACAGTTAGtgtttttactatattacttACTATTAATATTCGTTGAATATTTCgataaactttatttgttaCAGAAGACCATCGCCGGATCGTGAGTCGTGTGAATTTATAGACAGCGAATCTGGTGACGATTCCAATAGAATTGTTATTTTAGGtaaggaatattttatatttaaatatagtttattttgtaatccaTATTAATTGATAGTACGTAATTGACATAGAAATATCTGTTTTAGAAAATAGGCAAGTGGCACCACCCATGCAGGATAACACTGGTGACGTCCACATTCGTAAGTacttgaaagttttattagatatatatatatccagtattattaactgtaattattttgttatagatGAAATA
Proteins encoded in this region:
- the LOC123690333 gene encoding uncharacterized protein LOC123690333 encodes the protein MSDLDLVRAQRQVTNRRVAALSAEARKELLSRKREKQLTRVLLPDAPPRKRRVQRPSPDRESCEFIDSESGDDSNRIVILENRQVAPPMQDNTGDVHIPDLQVAAVSEPGDLLRAGTVDAVTIPNLPSSLDSDPGRLRTFFI